One genomic region from Alteromonas pelagimontana encodes:
- a CDS encoding BREX-1 system adenine-specific DNA-methyltransferase PglX, producing the protein MATFFRLIFESDKQQHLKDNIKSVRNGKNNPSTFLVNPTMFEVVPSAPFSYWVSDHIRNKFTHYKKLTHENSMLTATKGLATTDDFRFIRTKWETLSEEWLPLAKGGDFSPYYADLKLKINWFNDGKELKAFLDHKIGKPNQWSRWINAIDFYKKPGLTWPNATTSDLSARVLPSNCIISHMAPTLFIENDSWEDLSPFLAIMNSRVFKFLISMSLGLADTRKHYEVGIIQKIPIPALSNDAKTKLSHLATQAYNNVRLLDLTDETSGQFILPDSLLKQNSDYCKEKILEELNHIQQEIDDYCFELFEVTESDRKVIKAQKATAMKHGKTNDEQKQRDVLSWLVGVSFGRFVESRAFSSKDVDPFSTIAPTEISSKNLVSFISENKLSELISQKVEERNLDIRLDIAKFLRNDFFALHLKKYTDSRRQAPLYWQLSSYDNNFSFWLYFHGLDNQSLVSCVNDKIEPLQEQLNLELSSLKSNRSRSVKDEKTLDTLINLSSELEDFKQQLLTINKFWAPNNADGIQLNASPFWRLFKNRPWQKKLKQTWEKLQEGEYDWAHLAFSIWPERVLNKCHADRSLAIAHDVEDDLWHEVEVIKGKKKELVWEWQPKPLSETELRTYIKEKIATDDRLKLYRSNQSNNAKGGAW; encoded by the coding sequence GTGGCTACATTTTTCCGACTGATATTTGAAAGCGACAAACAGCAACACTTAAAAGATAATATAAAAAGCGTTCGAAACGGTAAAAATAATCCGTCTACATTTCTGGTTAACCCAACGATGTTTGAAGTTGTGCCGAGTGCTCCTTTTTCATATTGGGTAAGTGATCACATACGAAATAAGTTTACGCATTATAAAAAACTTACTCATGAAAACTCTATGTTAACCGCCACTAAAGGGCTAGCTACTACAGACGATTTTCGGTTTATCAGAACGAAGTGGGAAACTCTTTCAGAAGAATGGCTCCCATTAGCAAAAGGAGGAGACTTTTCGCCTTATTATGCAGACCTAAAGCTAAAGATTAATTGGTTTAATGATGGGAAGGAATTAAAAGCATTTCTTGATCACAAAATCGGTAAACCAAATCAATGGAGCAGATGGATAAATGCAATAGATTTTTATAAAAAACCTGGATTAACTTGGCCAAACGCAACAACCAGTGATTTATCTGCACGAGTATTGCCCAGCAACTGCATCATAAGCCACATGGCACCAACACTCTTTATCGAAAATGACTCATGGGAGGATTTGTCACCATTCCTAGCAATAATGAATTCAAGAGTTTTCAAATTTCTTATTTCGATGTCACTCGGATTAGCTGATACTCGCAAACATTATGAAGTTGGCATAATTCAAAAAATACCTATTCCAGCTCTCAGTAATGACGCCAAAACTAAATTATCTCACCTTGCAACACAAGCTTACAACAATGTAAGGCTTTTAGATCTGACAGATGAGACTTCAGGACAATTTATACTTCCCGATTCATTATTGAAACAGAATAGTGACTACTGTAAAGAGAAAATATTAGAAGAATTAAACCATATACAGCAGGAGATTGATGATTATTGCTTTGAATTGTTTGAGGTAACCGAATCAGACAGAAAGGTCATTAAAGCTCAAAAAGCAACAGCGATGAAGCATGGAAAAACAAACGACGAACAAAAGCAAAGAGACGTATTGAGTTGGCTTGTGGGTGTTTCATTTGGTCGGTTTGTTGAGTCAAGAGCGTTCAGTAGTAAGGATGTTGATCCATTTAGTACTATCGCCCCTACAGAGATTTCAAGCAAAAATCTAGTTTCTTTTATATCTGAGAATAAACTTTCCGAATTAATTTCTCAGAAGGTTGAAGAGAGAAACCTAGATATTAGACTTGATATAGCCAAATTCTTGAGGAATGATTTTTTTGCCCTTCACCTTAAAAAGTACACGGACAGCAGAAGACAAGCCCCTTTGTATTGGCAGTTGAGCTCTTATGATAATAACTTTTCATTTTGGCTATACTTTCACGGCCTTGATAATCAATCACTAGTAAGCTGTGTAAACGACAAAATAGAACCTCTACAGGAACAATTGAACTTAGAGCTCTCGAGCCTGAAATCAAATAGGAGTCGGTCTGTTAAAGATGAGAAGACATTAGATACTTTAATTAACTTAAGCAGCGAGTTAGAAGACTTCAAGCAACAGCTTTTAACCATCAATAAGTTTTGGGCCCCTAATAATGCCGATGGAATACAATTAAACGCATCACCCTTTTGGCGGCTTTTTAAGAACAGACCATGGCAAAAGAAGCTTAAACAAACTTGGGAGAAGCTTCAAGAAGGCGAATATGACTGGGCGCACTTAGCCTTTTCTATTTGGCCTGAAAGAGTGCTTAATAAATGCCATGCAGATAGAAGTTTAGCAATAGCTCACGATGTTGAAGACGATTTGTGGCATGAAGTAGAGGTGATTAAAGGTAAGAAAAAAGAGCTTGTTTGGGAATGGCAACCAAAACCACTTTCGGAG